The genomic stretch TTCTTCAAGCTGCTGACGAAACTCAGCCAGCAGCCGGAGAGCACGTACGCCAGTCTGGTGGCGTTCACGCGGACGTACCTGCAGGACGCGCATGTGGGCGGGGTGCGCTCGGCGCTGATCGAGCGGGCGTACCTGGACAGCCTGGGCCGGGCGCCGTCGGGTGGGGACACGGCGTACTGGCAGGCGCTGATCGTGAAGAGCGGCGTGAATTACGCGGACATCCTGCGGGCCGCCGGGGAGCGGGTGCTGTCGGCGGGGAACGAGGCGGTGTTCGCGGCGATGATCCGCCGGGCGTTCAGGCTCAGTGGGTGGCCCCAGCCGGGCTGGAGCAGATCGCGCAGATGCGCGTGAAGAGCGGGACGACGCGGCGGTCGTTCGCGGGCTGGAAGGCGTTCATTCAGACGTTCTGAGCGTCTGCGCGGCGAGCAGTGCCTCGGCCTGCGCCAGGGCGTCCGGCGTGTCCACGTCGAGCAGGAGCTGCGTGGGGAAGGTCAGGGTGACGGCCTGCGCGGCGTGCGCGCGGATCAGGTCTCTTGGGCCGTGGTCGGCGTCCGGGGTGCCCTGCACGGCGCGCAGCAGGTCCGCGCGGAACAGGTGCGGGGGCGCCCGGACCGGTTCCGCGCCGGGGTCGGCGTAGCGGGCGAGGACGACGGGCGCGCCGCTCTCGCGGAACGCGGTAACCAGCGCGGCGTGCTGCGCGCCGCCCAGCAGCGGCATGTCCGCCAGGGCGAAGTTCACGGCGGCCAGCCCACCGTCCAGTTCGCCTGGCAGCGCGGCGACGGCGGCGCGGAAGGAACTGCCCAGGCCGCGCGTGGGGTCGGGGTTCACCACGAACGCGAACGGCAGGCCCGCCAGGGCCGCGCGGATGCCGTCCCCGACCTCGCCGGGCGGGATGACGCAGAGCAGCGCGTCGTGCCCGCCGTTCGCGAGGGCCTGCGCGGCGTGCCGGACCAGCGGCCGCCCCGCCAGCAGCGCGAGCTGTTTGGGACGGCCCATGCGGGCGCTGCGTCCGGCGGCGAGGAGCACGCCCGCGACGGGCGCCTGGGGTGGGGTGGGCATGGTCTGCATGCTAGGCCAATCTTTCTGCAACCGGGCCCGGCTTACACTGGGCAGCGTCATTCCATCAGTTCAGGGGTCGCCGCGTGGGCGGCGCTCTGTCAGGAGGTCAGGTCATGAAACTCAGTTACTCAGGTCAGGAGAAGGTGCAGGCGCCGCCCGCCGCCGTGTGGGCGTTCGTGCAGGACCCCGAGCGGGTGGCGCGCTGCCTGCCGGACGTGCAGGAGGTCGTCGTGCATGACCAGACGCACATGGACGCCACCGTGCAGGTGGGTGTGGGCATGGTGCGCGGGAAGTTCAAGTTCAAGATCGAGGTGCTGCCCGACGCGGCCGCGAACCGCGTGAACGTGAAGGTGCAGGGCGGCGGGCTGGGCAGCGTCGTGGACCTGACGGCGGGCGCGGACGTCGTGGACAACGGGGACGGCACGACTACCCTGGACTGGACGGGGGACGCGACCATGCGCGGCCCGGTCGCAACGGTGGGTGGGCGGCTGCTGGACGCGCAGGCGCAGAAGCTGATCTCGAAGACCTTTGAGAACATGAGCGCGAACGTGGGCGCGTCCGCCGGGACGCTGGCGTAGGGCGCATGAGCAGCGACCGGCGCCACGCGGGGCACGTCGCCCCGGGGACGCCGGTCGTGCCGTCAGCGGTCGGCCGGGCCCGGCAGCGCCTGCGGGGGGCGGGGGGGCGCGGCGCTCACCACGCCGTGCGGCGAGACGGCCAACACCCCGGCCTCCGCGAGGGTCCAGATGGCCCGGTGGACGCTCATCTCGCTCTCGGCGTCCCCGCCGGGCGCCAGGCGATCGAGCAGCTGTGTGTACCGCAGTTCGCCGGGCACGCCACCGGCCCAGGGGGTGACGTCCAGCACGGCGCGCAGCACCTGCCGCTGCGGGGGCGTCTGCGCGTGGGCCAACAGGATGCGCCGGGCGTCCTCCTGGCGGGTGCGGGCCTCGCGGGCCGCGCGGCGCTGCTCGAGCAGCGCGAGGATCTCCGGGTCCTGCTCGCCGCGGCGTTCGGTGATCAGGCGTTCCAGGCGTTCGTCGGCGCGCTGCGAGGCGCGGTCGCGCAGGTCGCGGGCGCGGGCGCGCAGTCCAGCGCGGGCCTCGTGGACGGGTTCGCTCAGGGCCTGCACGGTGCGGCGGGCGACCTGCGCGGCGTCGCGGGCGGGGTCGGCGTCCGGGTCGGTCAGGGCGCGGCCCAGGCGGATCAGGGTGGTCAGGGTTCGGCGCTCGCTCATGGGGACTCCGGTGCCCCGGCAGGGGCGGGTGAGGTCAGCTTAGCGGGCCGGGCGGCGCGGACGCGTCCGCCGAAAGGTGCGGTGAAGTCCGGCCCGGACGCACGGCAGGCAGGGACGCCTGAACCCCAGTACGGGGCGGCGTCCCTGCCGGTTGCGCTGGCTGTCCTGACTGTTGACCCGGTTTCAGGCGGCCCGGGGTCAGGCGGCTTGGGGCAGCTCGCTGTCGCCCAGGGCAACGGGGCGCGCGGCGGGCGTGGGCCACAGCGCGCCCAGCGCGAGGCTGATCAGGCTGGCGGCGGCCACGGCCAGCCACAGCAGGCCCGTGTCGGTCGGGTCGAGCAGGACGGTCAGGACGATCAGCGCGGTGGCGATGGCGCTGTGCGCGGTCACAGCGGGCAGCAGGGACTGTCCGGCGCGGTGCGCCTGCGCGAAGCGGTGCCCGAAGTGCAGGCCGGAGGTCAGGGCAATCAGGGTGCACAGCAGCAGGGGCAGCGTCATGCCGTTCAGGGTAGGCGCACGCCTCTCACCGGAGCGTCACGTGGCGGGCGCGGCCCGGACATTAAGATGAGCGGAGGCGGGCTGTTTTTCCGCCCCAGGAGCGCAGATCATGACTTGTAAGAACGGCTGTCAGAGTTCCGGGTGGGTCTCATGATCCCGGCGGTGAAGGACCTCCAGGCGGCGTTCCAGGCGCGCGGGTACGTGACGGGCGACGCGCTGGCGACGGCGCTGCGGCTGGTGGTGGGGCTGGGCAAGCCGCTGCTGCTGGAGGGTCCGGCGGGCGTCGGAAAGACCGAGGCGGCCAAGACCCTGGCGGACGTGCTGGGCACCCGCCTGATCCGGCTGCAGTGCTACGAGGGCCTGGACGCGCAGTCGGCGCTGTACGAGTGGAACTACGCGCGGCAGCTGCTGCACCTGCGCGCGGCCGAGCTGCGTGGCGAGGCCGCCAGCGACGACCTGTACGGCGAGACTTTCCTGATGCCCCGGCCGCTGCTCCAGGCGATCCGCGAGCCGAGATCGGCCGTGCTGCTCATCGATGAGATCGACCGGGCGGACGACGCCTTCGAGGCCTTCCTGCTGGAACTGCTCGCCGAGTGGCAGATCACCGTGCCGGAACTGGGGACCCTGGCGGCGGTCAGTCGTCCACACGTGATCCTCACGAGCAACCGTTCGCGGGAACTGAGTGACGCGCTGCGCCGCCGCTGCCTGTACCACTGGACGGAGTACCCCAGCCGCGCGCAGGAACTGCAGATCGTGCTGTCGCGCCTGCCGGGCATCAACGAGACGCTGGCGCGGCAGGTGACGGACGCCGTGCACGCGCTGCGGGCGCTGCCGCTGGGCAAGACGCCGGGCGTCGCCGAGACGCTCGACTGGGCGGCGGCGCTGGTCAGCCTGCACGCCGATCACCTGGACGCCGAGTCCCTGCATGCGACGCTGGGCGCGGTGCTGAAGCTGCGTGAGGATCAATTGCTGGCCGCGCCGACGTTACAGGGGGTGGCGGCGCAGGCGCAGGCGCGTGGCTGAAACAGGCAGGGTCGCGGGAACGCCCGCCGCGCTGGCCGCGCAGGTGACGACCTTCGCGGGGCGGCTGCGGCGCCGGCACGGGTTCCTGATCGGTCCCGGCGAGGTCCGGGACGCGCTGCGCGCCCTGGAACTCGTGGACCTGCTGTCGCGGCGCGAACTGCGCGGCGCGCTGCGGGCGGTGCTGACCGCCGGGCCCGAGCAGGGCCGCCTGTTCGACCTGGAATTCAACGCGTTCTTCCGCGCCGGGGGGCAGCCGCAGCCCGAACTGCCGCCCCTGCTGCCCGAGACGCCCGCCCCGGCTGAACCCGACCCGGACGGGGACCCGCCGGACAAGCCGGACCGGGAGCAGGGCGACCCGGATACCCGGCCGGAGCAGGCGCCGAGCCCGCAGGCGGGGAGCGATCCGGGCGGCGACCTCCCGGATGGCGAGGCCCTGCAGGACGGGCAGGACAGCGAGGAGGGCGCCGAGCAGGACGCCCCGGTCATGCAGGCGCGGGTCAGTCCGAACGCCGCGACGGGCGAGGCGCTGCGCGTGGACGCCGGCGACCTGGGGGGCCTGCTGCGCGCCGCGACGGGTCTGATCCGCGCGCTGGAACTGGGCCGCGCCCGGCGCCTGCGGCCGCTGCCGCGCGGCTCGAAGCTGGACGCCCGGCGCACCCTGCACGCCGCCGCGCGCACCGCCGGGGACGCCGTGCTCCTGCGCTGGCTGGGCCGCCCCCGGCGCGCGCCGCGCTTCCTGCTCGTGCTGGACGGCAGCCGCTCAATGGGCCGGGACGGGGCGCTGCTGCTGCGGTTCGCGCAGGCGCTGCACCTGCGCTCGCGGCGGGTGGAGGTCTACGCGTTCAGTACCGGCCTGACCCGCCTGACACCGCTGATCCGGGGCGCGGCGCCGGGACAGCCGCTGGCCCTGCCGGACCTGGGGGACGCCTGGGGCGGCGGGACCCGCATCGGGGAGAACCTGCTGCGCCTGGCACGTGACGAGCGGGGCCGAGTGAACCGCGACACGGTCGTCCTGATCCTGAGTGACGGGCTGGACACCGGTGACCCGGCGCTGGTGGGCCGCGCGCTGCGGGACCTGCGGCGCCGCTCGGCGGGCGTGGTGTGGCTCTCCCCGCTGGCCGCCACGCCCGGGTACCGCCCGGTGCAGCGCGCGATCGCGGCGGCGCTGCCGCACCTGGACGCGCTGCTCCCGGCGGGCGGCCCGGAGGACCTGCACGCGCTGGGGCGTCGCCTGCGTGCGGCGCGGCTCACGCGCGGCGCGGCCGTGGCGAGCCCCGACCCGGGCGGGGTGCGTTCATGAACGGCGCGCTCCCGGTTTCCGGCGCCTCCCCCGCTCAGGGGCAGTCAGGTCGGAACAGGCGTCCAGGCGCGGCCCGGCGTCCCTGAGCACGCCTTCACCGGGCGGGGCGGTAAGGGCCGGGTGAGGCCCGGCGCGCTGCAATGCCCACATGCGTTCCCTCACCGCGCTCCTGACCACGCCGCTCCTCACGGCGGCGCTGCTGGCCTCCTGCGGGGCCGGACCCGCCACGCCCGCCGCGGGCGCCCCGACCACCACGCCAACCACCGCCCCCGCCAGCCTGACCGTCCGCCTGGAGACCCTGGCGGTCACGGGGGCGCTGAACGTGCCGGGCACGCTGCGCGTGAGCGGGCGCGGCCCGGCGGACCTGACTGTCACCGCCCGTGACGCGCAGGGTGCGCCGGTCAGCGTCACCCTGAGTGCCAGCGGCACCGACACGCTGATCGGCGTGACGGGCACGGGCGCGGCGCGCGGGCCGGTCACGCTGAGCGTGCAGGCGGGCGCGGCGCGCGCCAGCGTGACCCTGCCGCTGCTGCGCGCCGGTGCGGCGCCCATCATGGGCGGCACGTACCAGGCGGGCGGCGCGGTGCCCTGGCAGGGCGGGGTGCTGCTGCGCGCCGTGGCGAACGCGGGCGCCGACGCCCGGCACGCCCTGATGGGCAGCGCCGGGGCCGAGGTCACCGCCCTGCCCTTCCCCGTGACCGGACTGGACACCCTCACCGGGCACGCCGTCGCCCCCGACGGCAGCGTGTGGGTGGCGGTGCGCGGCGCGACCGCCGCGGGCAGCGAACTGATCCGCCGCGCGCCGGACGGCACCCTGACCCGCGTCCCGGCCGGTACCACCGAGACCCTCAGCAGCCTGGGGGTCACGCCGGACGGGCGGGTGTGGGCCGTCGTGTACGGGCAGGCGCGGCTGCTGAGTGCCGCGCCGGACGGCACGCGCGGCGAACTGCCGCTGGGCAGCGTCCCGGACGCCCTGACGGTCGGCGCGGACGGCGCGCTGCTCCTCACGCGGCGCGGGGACAGCCCGGCGGTGCTGCGCGTGGACCCGGCCAGCGGCGCGGTCCGCACGTACCCGGTCGGGACGCCCGGCGTGAGCGTCCCCGCCGCGCCCACGCCCGCCCCGGACGGCACGCTGCTGTTCACGGAGACCCGCGCGGGCGGCGCGTGGCGGCTCGATCCGCGCAGCGGCACCCAGGTGGCCCTGCCCCTCCCGGCGGGCGTGCGGGCGGGCGCGCTGGCCGCCGCGCCGGACGGCAGCGTGTGGGTCAGCGATCCGTCGGCCGGGACGCTGCTGCGCGTCGCGGACGGCGTGGCGGCGCAGGTGACCCTGGGCGGCGCGGCCCGCGCGCTGACCGTCACCCCGGACGGCCGGGTGTGGTTCGAACTGGGCGGTCAGCTGATCACCCTGAACTGAAGCTGGAAGAGGCGGCAACAGCGTGAGGCCGCCCCAGGTCAGGTCCGGGGGCGGCCTCGGCTGCGACTGGTTACAGGTCGCGGCGGCTGAAGCGCCACATGGCGCCCGCCAATCCGAGACCCGCCAGGATGGCGGCCCAGAGCACCAGCAGCGGGTCGACCGGCACGGAGCTGGTGAAGGGGTTGGCGCCGCGGCTCACCTCGCCGACCTGCCGCATGATCTCCGGCTGGAGGTGGTAACTGGCGCCCAGCCACAGGGCGTTGGTGGGCATGACGGCGTTCGCGACGCGGCCCAGGGTGGTCAGGGTGGGCGTGTCGGCCAGGGTGCCGATGGCGCTGAGGATCCCGCCGGTGAAGCCCACACCGTACAGCACGAACACGCCGATGCCGTTGGCGAGCGTGGTGAACAGCGTGCTGCCCAGCACCGTCAGTGAGGTGAGGACCGTGACGGCCAGCAGCAGCAGGGCCACGGCAGGCAGCGCCTCGGGCGGGGTGTAGTCGGTGATCAGGCGCACGCCGCCGAGCAGTCCGGCGGCGAGCAGCGCGACGTACGCGACGTTC from Deinococcus soli (ex Cha et al. 2016) encodes the following:
- a CDS encoding nucleotidyltransferase family protein encodes the protein MPTPPQAPVAGVLLAAGRSARMGRPKQLALLAGRPLVRHAAQALANGGHDALLCVIPPGEVGDGIRAALAGLPFAFVVNPDPTRGLGSSFRAAVAALPGELDGGLAAVNFALADMPLLGGAQHAALVTAFRESGAPVVLARYADPGAEPVRAPPHLFRADLLRAVQGTPDADHGPRDLIRAHAAQAVTLTFPTQLLLDVDTPDALAQAEALLAAQTLRTSE
- a CDS encoding SRPBCC family protein, producing MKLSYSGQEKVQAPPAAVWAFVQDPERVARCLPDVQEVVVHDQTHMDATVQVGVGMVRGKFKFKIEVLPDAAANRVNVKVQGGGLGSVVDLTAGADVVDNGDGTTTLDWTGDATMRGPVATVGGRLLDAQAQKLISKTFENMSANVGASAGTLA
- a CDS encoding AAA family ATPase encodes the protein MIPAVKDLQAAFQARGYVTGDALATALRLVVGLGKPLLLEGPAGVGKTEAAKTLADVLGTRLIRLQCYEGLDAQSALYEWNYARQLLHLRAAELRGEAASDDLYGETFLMPRPLLQAIREPRSAVLLIDEIDRADDAFEAFLLELLAEWQITVPELGTLAAVSRPHVILTSNRSRELSDALRRRCLYHWTEYPSRAQELQIVLSRLPGINETLARQVTDAVHALRALPLGKTPGVAETLDWAAALVSLHADHLDAESLHATLGAVLKLREDQLLAAPTLQGVAAQAQARG
- a CDS encoding vWA domain-containing protein, encoding MAETGRVAGTPAALAAQVTTFAGRLRRRHGFLIGPGEVRDALRALELVDLLSRRELRGALRAVLTAGPEQGRLFDLEFNAFFRAGGQPQPELPPLLPETPAPAEPDPDGDPPDKPDREQGDPDTRPEQAPSPQAGSDPGGDLPDGEALQDGQDSEEGAEQDAPVMQARVSPNAATGEALRVDAGDLGGLLRAATGLIRALELGRARRLRPLPRGSKLDARRTLHAAARTAGDAVLLRWLGRPRRAPRFLLVLDGSRSMGRDGALLLRFAQALHLRSRRVEVYAFSTGLTRLTPLIRGAAPGQPLALPDLGDAWGGGTRIGENLLRLARDERGRVNRDTVVLILSDGLDTGDPALVGRALRDLRRRSAGVVWLSPLAATPGYRPVQRAIAAALPHLDALLPAGGPEDLHALGRRLRAARLTRGAAVASPDPGGVRS
- a CDS encoding ABC transporter permease, producing MRNVLLIAELSLREATRKRLVSVLLVLSALFLGFFLFGVYRLELTLDQRAIDAGLDGRSPTGAANLPVMFSALFGMYLVYFLGSLMGVLSTVGAVSGDIENGVMQSVIARPVSRAQLVAGRWLGFTAVNVAYVALLAAGLLGGVRLITDYTPPEALPAVALLLLAVTVLTSLTVLGSTLFTTLANGIGVFVLYGVGFTGGILSAIGTLADTPTLTTLGRVANAVMPTNALWLGASYHLQPEIMRQVGEVSRGANPFTSSVPVDPLLVLWAAILAGLGLAGAMWRFSRRDL